A single genomic interval of Oceanotoga teriensis harbors:
- a CDS encoding flavodoxin family protein produces MKVIGFNGSPNLKGNTYQVLNIFFDELNKHGIETEIVNIGTKVIRGCISCGTCFKTKDEKCVFDDEVNTYIQKIKESDGIILASPVHFSGITGTMKSFLDRVFYVSTANKNIFRHKVGSALVVTRRTGGMTALNQLYNYINYSEMIVPSSNYWNVIYGTNSGDINKDLEGLQIIKVLAKNMIWTLKNFELSSVKEPEAEKKIITNFIK; encoded by the coding sequence ATGAAAGTAATTGGATTTAATGGTAGTCCTAATTTAAAAGGCAATACCTATCAGGTATTGAATATATTTTTTGATGAATTGAATAAACATGGTATAGAAACTGAAATAGTTAATATAGGAACTAAAGTTATTAGAGGTTGTATTTCATGTGGAACATGTTTTAAGACAAAAGATGAAAAATGTGTCTTTGATGATGAAGTTAATACATATATTCAAAAAATTAAAGAGTCTGATGGGATAATATTAGCTTCACCAGTTCATTTTTCTGGAATTACAGGAACTATGAAATCTTTTTTAGATAGAGTTTTTTATGTTTCTACAGCAAATAAAAATATTTTCAGACATAAGGTAGGTTCTGCATTAGTTGTGACAAGAAGAACTGGTGGGATGACAGCTTTGAATCAACTTTATAATTATATAAATTATTCGGAAATGATAGTGCCAAGTTCAAATTATTGGAATGTTATATACGGCACAAATTCAGGAGATATAAATAAAGATCTTGAAGGATTACAAATTATAAAAGTTCTTGCAAAAAATATGATATGGACTTTGAAAAATTTTGAATTATCTTCTGTTAAAGAACCAGAAGCAGAGAAAAAAATAATAACAAATTTTATAAAATAA